A genomic stretch from Melopsittacus undulatus isolate bMelUnd1 chromosome W, bMelUnd1.mat.Z, whole genome shotgun sequence includes:
- the LOC117437996 gene encoding LOW QUALITY PROTEIN: adhesion G protein-coupled receptor G3-like (The sequence of the model RefSeq protein was modified relative to this genomic sequence to represent the inferred CDS: inserted 2 bases in 1 codon; deleted 1 base in 1 codon; substituted 3 bases at 3 genomic stop codons), translating into MELLSVSRAVTQGILIPFSPMEHPRMMNMTKKRKAGKIHLPRAILRFLSSHTVCVVVTVLNIPQLAMFQEVNQTGQVLDDTVVGITVGEISISRLRDPVQLSFTHGQLPHGVTPQCVFXDPSKGQTGGWSSSGCVTQPRDKGTVSSCDHLTFFTLLLNSALDGSTAQAMMAIATAGCRVAMAFFIFIITFCIFFRCRFMSEETLCINLSFLVNRGISSGTLLETCKILGGFTHYCXCSFTWMVLEGCHLYLLFIKVLGTYIHHYLVKLCLVSXGFPALVVGVAEATSSYEEYSIXTMYYQVMAHLCWITSKHLLVHYITNCGYFGLNFLFNTAGFGVVVQKSCCLQGKGVVQGDSKAWKVALVVMGLFCLLGATWALVFLTHGTSSVPMLYLFTILNSLQGIFIFTWLVFLYYPKAKETLGSFSHTIRHDKDTTASQD; encoded by the exons atggagctccTGAGCGTCAGCAGAGCTGTCACCCAGGGCATCCTCATTCCTTTTTCCCCCATGGAG CACCCCAGGATGATGAATATGACGAAGAAGAGGAAGGCAGGGAAAATCCACCTCCCTAGGGCAATATTACGGTTCCTGAGCAGCCATACAGTGTGTGTTGTGGTGACAGTCCTCAACATTCCACAGCTGGCCATGTTCCAG GAAGTCAACCAGACAGGGCAGGTCCTGGATGACACTGTGGTGGGCATCACAGTAGGAGAGATAAGCATCTCCAGGCTGCGGGACCCTGTGCAGCTCTCCTTCACCCATGGGCAGCTGCCCCAT GGTGTCACCCCACAATGTGTCTTCTAGGATCCCAGCAAAG GGCAgacaggaggctggagcagcagcgGATGTGTCACACAGCCCAGAGACAAGGGGACAGTCTCCTCCTGTGACCATCTCACCTTCTTCACCCTCCTCCT GAACTCGGCTCTGGATGGGTCCACAGCACAAGCCATGATGGCTATTgccactgctggctgcagggtAGCCATGGctttcttcatcttcatcatcaCCTTCTGCATCTTCTTCAG GTGCAGGTTCATGTCCGAGGAGACCCTCTGCATCAACCTATCCTTCCTGGTCAACAGAGGGATCTCCAGTGGGACCCTGCTGGAGACCTGCAAGATCCTG GGGGGGTTCACCCACTACTG CTGCTCTTTCACctggatggtgctggaaggCTGTCACCTCTACCTTCTCTTCATCAAGGTCCTCGGCACCTACATCCACCACTACCTGGTGAAGCTGTGCCTGGTGAGCTAGG gTTTCCCCGCTCTTGTGGTGGGGGTGGCAGAAGCCACCAGCAGCTATGAAGAATACAGCATCTAGACCATGTACTACCAGGTCATGGCCCACCT gtGCTGGATCACTTCCAAACATCTTCTGGTCCACTACATCACCAACTGTGGCTACTTTGGCCTCAATTTCCTCTTCAACacagctggttttggggtggtggtccagaagagctgctgcctgcagggcaaAGGGGTGGTACAAGGAGACAGCAAGGCCTGGAAGGTGGCCCTGGTGGTGATGGGGCTCTTCTGCCTGTTGGGAGCCACCTGGGCCCTGGTGTTCCTCACCCATGGCACCTCCTCTGTGCCCATGCTCTACCTCTTCACCATCCTCAACTCTCTCCAAG GAATCTTCATATTCACCTGGCTGGTTTTCCTCTACTATCCAAAGGCTAAGGAGACCCTTGGCTCCTTCTCCCACACCATCAGACATGACAAAGACACCACAGCCTCCCAGGACTAG